A DNA window from Halorubrum sp. DM2 contains the following coding sequences:
- a CDS encoding long-chain fatty acid--CoA ligase has protein sequence MPGGHAQTLRPFMWRAERLYPDTEIVSRTHEGRTRHTYAEYADRTARLANALDAHGIERGDRVATFCWNHTRHFETYFGVPNTGAQLHTINPLLPDEHIQYIVDDADDEIIFVDPSLAEKIASAAEGADEFEGVDFVAMGSEGIDALDAPAYEEFIADHSTEYDWPDLDGDQPAGLCYTSGTTGKPKGVEYTQSMLWSHTMASQTPQGIPMEDSDVVMPVVPMFHVNAWGMPFTAAAAGAKHVYPGPSPDPADLAALIEEEGVTISAGVPTVWLGLREYIEGGNEVDLSTLDTVIIGGAAAPKALIEWYDDRDVEVLHAWGMTEIAPIGTVSHLKSDLRDADYETQVNKRAKQGLVAPGLEFEVIDEDGEEIAWDGEEFGELRIRGPWVTKEYFKRPEANEEEFVDGWLKTGDVVTVDEDGYMQLVDRTKDVIKSGGEWISSVELENAIMAYDGVSEAAVVGVPHERWQERPVAFVVVAEGVDREELVERIETGLREEYPKWWVPDAVEFIDEVPKTATGKFSKKDLREQYGDQSLVEGAVPEDDAPEE, from the coding sequence ATGCCAGGCGGACACGCTCAGACCCTGCGACCGTTCATGTGGCGCGCGGAACGACTGTACCCGGACACCGAGATCGTCTCGCGCACCCACGAGGGGCGCACGCGGCACACGTACGCCGAGTACGCCGACCGGACCGCACGGCTCGCCAACGCCTTAGACGCCCACGGGATCGAGCGCGGCGACCGCGTCGCGACGTTCTGCTGGAACCACACGCGGCACTTCGAGACGTACTTCGGCGTCCCGAACACCGGCGCGCAGCTCCACACGATCAACCCGCTGCTGCCCGACGAGCACATCCAGTACATCGTCGACGACGCCGACGACGAGATCATCTTCGTCGACCCCTCGCTGGCCGAGAAGATCGCGAGCGCCGCGGAGGGCGCGGACGAGTTCGAGGGCGTCGACTTCGTCGCGATGGGATCGGAGGGGATCGACGCGCTCGACGCCCCCGCCTACGAGGAGTTCATCGCGGACCACTCGACCGAGTACGACTGGCCCGACCTCGACGGCGACCAGCCCGCCGGCCTCTGTTACACCTCCGGTACGACGGGGAAGCCGAAGGGCGTCGAATACACCCAGTCGATGCTGTGGAGCCACACGATGGCCTCCCAGACGCCACAGGGGATCCCGATGGAGGACTCCGACGTGGTCATGCCCGTCGTGCCCATGTTTCACGTCAACGCGTGGGGGATGCCGTTCACCGCGGCCGCCGCGGGCGCGAAACACGTCTATCCCGGACCGTCGCCGGACCCTGCCGACCTCGCGGCGCTGATCGAGGAGGAGGGCGTCACCATCTCCGCGGGCGTCCCGACGGTGTGGCTCGGCCTCCGCGAGTACATCGAGGGGGGCAACGAGGTGGACCTCTCGACGCTCGACACCGTGATCATCGGCGGCGCGGCCGCGCCGAAGGCGCTGATCGAGTGGTACGACGACCGCGACGTCGAGGTGCTTCACGCGTGGGGGATGACTGAGATCGCACCGATCGGGACCGTCTCGCACCTCAAGAGCGACCTGCGCGACGCCGACTACGAGACGCAGGTGAACAAGCGGGCGAAGCAGGGCCTCGTCGCCCCCGGACTGGAGTTCGAGGTCATCGACGAGGACGGCGAGGAGATCGCGTGGGACGGCGAGGAGTTCGGCGAGCTCCGGATCCGCGGGCCGTGGGTCACGAAGGAGTACTTCAAGCGCCCCGAGGCCAACGAGGAGGAGTTCGTCGACGGCTGGCTGAAGACGGGCGACGTGGTCACCGTCGACGAGGACGGCTACATGCAGCTCGTCGACCGGACGAAAGACGTGATCAAGTCGGGCGGCGAGTGGATCTCCAGCGTCGAGCTGGAGAACGCGATCATGGCCTACGACGGCGTCAGCGAGGCGGCCGTCGTCGGCGTGCCCCACGAGCGCTGGCAGGAGCGCCCCGTGGCGTTCGTCGTCGTGGCCGAGGGCGTCGACCGCGAGGAGCTCGTCGAGCGGATCGAGACCGGGCTCCGCGAGGAGTACCCCAAGTGGTGGGTGCCGGACGCGGTGGAGTTCATCGACGAGGTGCCCAAAACCGCCACCGGGAAGTTCTCGAAGAAGGACCTCCGCGAGCAGTACGGCGACCAGTCGCTCGTCGAGGGCGCGGTCCCGGAAGACGACGCGCCCGAGGAGTAG